In Actinoplanes lobatus, the DNA window CATGGCTGCCGGCCGTGCGGGCGGAGGGCGCCGGTGCGCTGCGGGGCGTCGAGTTCGCGGTTCTGACGTTCGGGCTGGGCGGTGTCCTGGTGGTCTCCGGCGACGGCACGCCGTCGGCCGCGGCCGGTGGCGCGTTCGTGCCGGCGGCCCGGCTGGAGATCCCGGAGCTGACGGCGGGCGGGGCCACGCCCATGGTGGCCGCCATCGACCTGGCACTGCACCTGCTGGAGGAGCGGCGGGCGCTGGCGCCGGGCCCGGCCGCGTCCCGGATCATCCTGGTCGGTGACGGCGCGCCGACCGATTTCGAGGGCAACCCGAGCGACGAGTGGCGGCCACTGGCGCTGC includes these proteins:
- a CDS encoding vWA domain-containing protein, encoding MEPRFVTLLLDTSDSMRTTETGGVPAVVALNRQLAAWLPAVRAEGAGALRGVEFAVLTFGLGGVLVVSGDGTPSAAAGGAFVPAARLEIPELTAGGATPMVAAIDLALHLLEERRALAPGPAASRIILVGDGAPTDFEGNPSDEWRPLALRLARAREHRRTQIFAFGLPGADDTVMRALATDDGCFELPGLDLAGLLGAVLAASAEETDFSEVRRFLSTHP